The Gemmatimonadota bacterium DNA segment GCAGAGCGGGGCAAGGGGGACGTCAACGGGGGTTGGAAACGTATTCCGCAGCCAAGGGGGGTGTCAAGCGAGGGTCAGGGCCCCCAGGGCGGCGGCGCTAATCCCTGCGGAACCGTTTACTCACGTCGTCCAGCAGTTTCCGCTCGTCCGGCGTGAGGCTGGCCATGCCCGAGGTGCTGATCTTGTCCAGCACGCGGTCCACTTCATCGAGCAGGGGATCGTCATCGCGCCGGTGCCGTGGCCGGGGCCGGGGCGGCGGCTCCCTCCCTTCCTTGGCGCCGGGCAGCACGGTGAGCCGGGGCCCACGCATCAGCTTCTTGACGCGTGCCAGCCGCTGCGTCGCCGCGTCGCCCAGCTTGAGGTAGAGGAAGCCGGCGGCAAAGCCGCCCAGGTGGGCGAAGTGTGCTACGCCGTCGGCTGCGCCGCGGACGGCGCTGAGCAGGGCGAGTGCAGCCAGGATCCCGACCAGCCACTTGGCCTTCACGGGGAAGATGCCCCAGATGTAGATGGGCGCATCGGGCCAGTTCATGGCGAAGGCGAGCATGACGCCGAACACGGCGGCGGACGCGCCCACGACGGAGCTGCCGGAGGCGAAGAGGAAGGAGAGCAGGGCGCCGCCGAGCCCGCACACCAGGTAGTACTTGAGGAACTCGCGCGACCCCCAGCGCTCCTCGAGGGGCGGGCCGAAGAAGAAGAGCCCCAGCAGGTTGAAGAACAGGTGCCAGAAATCGGCGTGGACGAACATGTAGCTGAGGAACGACCAGGGGCGGAACAGCACCAGCCTGGGCACAAAGGCGAGGTAGAAGCCGAGTGCCGGGACGGCCCAGGCCAGGAGGAACACGGCCGCGTTGGCCAGCAGCAGCCGCTTGACCCAGGGCGTCAGATGGTAGCCGAAGGAGAAGCCGCCGTACGTCATAATGCGCTTACCCCCGGCGTCTCCCCCGGTGTTCCTCGAGGGCCAGGCGGCAGATGCGCTCGCAAAGCTGGGGGAAGGCGATGCCCGCCGCCCGCGCGGCCTTGGGCACCAGGCTCTGCGCTGTCATCCCGGGGAGCGTATTCGCCTCCAGGCACCAGAAGGTGCCCGCCTCGTCCAGCCGGAAATCAATCCGGCTGAAGCCTGCCAGCTTGAGCACGCGGTGGGCCTTGAGCGCCAGGA contains these protein-coding regions:
- a CDS encoding rhomboid family intramembrane serine protease, with the protein product MTYGGFSFGYHLTPWVKRLLLANAAVFLLAWAVPALGFYLAFVPRLVLFRPWSFLSYMFVHADFWHLFFNLLGLFFFGPPLEERWGSREFLKYYLVCGLGGALLSFLFASGSSVVGASAAVFGVMLAFAMNWPDAPIYIWGIFPVKAKWLVGILAALALLSAVRGAADGVAHFAHLGGFAAGFLYLKLGDAATQRLARVKKLMRGPRLTVLPGAKEGREPPPRPRPRHRRDDDPLLDEVDRVLDKISTSGMASLTPDERKLLDDVSKRFRRD